In Kitasatospora sp. NBC_00240, the following are encoded in one genomic region:
- a CDS encoding helix-turn-helix domain-containing protein yields MDLAKSPIVDGTSEELFALANAIAAVVGGSVAVEDLDRRVLAYSALPGQPMDDLRRRGILERQVPDDEPEQHGQYREVLAAPGVVQVPTLSAEEMPRSAVAIRAGDLPLGTIWAIEGPAATDPAGRLLPAAEGALLDGARLAALHMLRRRSSAELDLHAREDALRGALNGSGPAAEARYRLGLPDRARLTLVGLAAQRSAGRQAPPLVRLAAAAARHWAAVHADAAVATAGRTVYVLLAELDPAAVRRLAEQAVATLGRTFDAPLRAAFSRCADDLGELPDLRSEVDDILRVTTAAPDSPEVADLADAHAGVLLAHVADELARLPRLRHPGIEAMVAHDRAQQTAYAASVTAWLDAVGNVAQAAERLAVHPNTLKYRLRRARELFGLDLDDPDDRLSCWLQLRLST; encoded by the coding sequence ATGGACCTCGCGAAATCGCCAATCGTCGACGGCACCAGCGAGGAACTCTTCGCCCTCGCCAACGCCATCGCGGCCGTCGTCGGCGGCTCCGTGGCGGTCGAGGACCTCGACCGGCGGGTCCTCGCCTACTCCGCCCTGCCCGGCCAGCCGATGGACGACCTGCGCCGCCGCGGCATCCTGGAGCGCCAGGTCCCGGACGACGAACCGGAGCAGCACGGGCAGTACCGCGAGGTGCTGGCCGCCCCCGGGGTCGTCCAGGTGCCGACCCTCAGCGCGGAGGAGATGCCCCGCTCCGCGGTGGCCATCCGCGCCGGGGACCTGCCGCTCGGCACCATCTGGGCCATCGAGGGCCCGGCCGCCACCGACCCGGCCGGCCGGCTCCTCCCGGCGGCCGAAGGCGCCCTGCTGGACGGTGCCCGGCTCGCCGCGCTCCACATGCTGCGCCGCCGCAGCTCCGCCGAACTCGACCTGCACGCGCGGGAGGACGCGCTGCGCGGCGCCCTGAACGGCAGCGGGCCGGCCGCCGAGGCCCGCTACCGGCTCGGGCTGCCCGACCGGGCCCGGCTCACCCTGGTCGGCCTGGCCGCGCAGCGGTCCGCCGGCCGCCAGGCGCCGCCGCTGGTCCGGCTCGCGGCCGCCGCGGCCCGGCACTGGGCCGCGGTGCATGCCGACGCCGCCGTCGCCACGGCCGGCCGGACCGTCTACGTGCTGCTGGCGGAGCTCGACCCGGCGGCGGTCCGCCGGCTCGCCGAGCAGGCCGTGGCGACCCTCGGCCGGACCTTCGACGCCCCGCTGCGGGCCGCCTTCAGTCGCTGCGCCGACGACCTCGGCGAACTGCCCGACCTGCGTTCGGAGGTGGACGACATCCTGCGGGTCACCACGGCCGCCCCGGACTCCCCCGAGGTGGCCGACCTCGCCGACGCCCACGCCGGGGTGCTGCTCGCGCACGTCGCGGACGAACTCGCCCGGCTGCCCCGGCTGCGGCACCCCGGGATCGAGGCGATGGTCGCGCACGACCGGGCGCAGCAGACCGCCTACGCCGCCTCGGTCACCGCCTGGCTGGACGCGGTCGGCAACGTCGCGCAGGCGGCCGAGCGCCTGGCGGTGCACCCCAACACCCTCAAGTACCGGCTGCGGCGGGCCCGGGAGCTGTTCGGCCTGGACCTGGACGACCCGGACGACCGGCTGTCCTGCTGGCTTCAGCTCCGGCTGTCCACCTGA
- a CDS encoding adenosine deaminase produces MEKQIPVTAGTTGPRIPTPDQIARAPKVLLHDHLDGGLRPETIVELAAACGYEGLPTTDPAKLGLWFREAADSGSLVRYLETFAHTCAVMQTREALVKVAADCAEDLAADGVVYAEVRYAPEQHLEGGLTLDQVVEAVNEGFRLGEANARVAGHRIRVGTLLTAMRHAARSQEIAELANRFRDHGVVGFDIAGAEAGHPPTRHQGAFDYLKGENNHFTIHAGEAFGLPSIWEALQCCGADRLGHGVRIIDDITVNEDGGVELGRLAAYVRDKRVPLEMCPTSNLQTAAATSYAEHPIGLLSRLKFRVTVNTDNRLMSGTSMSQEFGHLVEAFGYTLGDMEWFTVNAMKSAFLPFDERLAMINDVIKPGYAELKAEWLFSVGG; encoded by the coding sequence ATGGAGAAGCAGATCCCCGTGACCGCGGGCACCACCGGCCCCCGCATCCCCACTCCCGACCAGATCGCGCGCGCGCCCAAGGTGCTGCTGCACGACCACCTCGACGGCGGGCTGCGGCCCGAGACCATCGTCGAGCTGGCGGCGGCCTGCGGCTACGAAGGGCTCCCCACCACCGACCCGGCCAAGCTCGGCCTCTGGTTCCGCGAGGCCGCCGACTCCGGCTCCCTCGTGCGCTACCTGGAGACCTTCGCGCACACCTGCGCCGTGATGCAGACCCGCGAGGCGCTGGTCAAGGTCGCCGCCGACTGCGCCGAGGACCTCGCGGCCGACGGCGTCGTCTACGCCGAGGTCAGGTACGCCCCCGAGCAGCACCTGGAGGGCGGGCTCACCCTCGACCAGGTCGTCGAGGCCGTCAACGAGGGCTTCCGGCTCGGCGAGGCCAACGCCCGCGTGGCCGGCCACCGGATCCGGGTCGGCACCCTGCTGACCGCCATGCGGCACGCCGCCCGCTCGCAGGAGATCGCCGAGCTGGCCAACCGCTTCCGCGACCACGGCGTGGTCGGCTTCGACATCGCCGGCGCCGAGGCGGGCCACCCGCCGACCCGCCACCAGGGCGCCTTCGACTACCTCAAGGGCGAGAACAACCACTTCACCATCCACGCCGGCGAGGCCTTCGGCCTGCCGTCCATCTGGGAGGCGCTGCAGTGCTGCGGCGCCGACCGGCTCGGCCACGGCGTGCGGATCATCGACGACATCACGGTGAACGAGGACGGCGGCGTCGAGCTCGGCCGCCTCGCCGCGTACGTGCGCGACAAGCGCGTCCCGCTGGAGATGTGCCCGACCTCCAACCTGCAGACCGCGGCCGCCACCTCGTACGCGGAGCACCCGATCGGGCTGCTCAGCCGGCTGAAGTTCCGGGTCACCGTCAACACCGACAACCGGCTGATGAGCGGTACCAGCATGAGCCAGGAGTTCGGGCACCTGGTGGAGGCCTTCGGCTACACCCTGGGCGACATGGAGTGGTTCACGGTGAACGCGATGAAGTCCGCGTTCCTGCCCTTCGACGAGCGGCTCGCGATGATCAACGATGTGATCAAGCCGGGTTACGCCGAGCTCAAGGCGGAGTGGCTGTTCAGCGTGGGTGGCTGA
- a CDS encoding PspC domain-containing protein: MSRLARPRHNRVIAGVCAGIAERFDLTPWTVRVLFVLSCLLPGPQFLVYLALWLLLPQEP; the protein is encoded by the coding sequence ATGAGCCGCCTCGCCCGCCCCCGTCACAACCGAGTCATCGCCGGCGTCTGCGCCGGGATCGCCGAGCGCTTCGACCTGACCCCGTGGACCGTCCGGGTGCTGTTCGTGCTCTCCTGCCTGCTGCCCGGCCCGCAGTTCCTGGTCTACCTGGCGCTCTGGCTGCTGCTGCCCCAGGAACCGTGA
- a CDS encoding SigE family RNA polymerase sigma factor encodes MGGVGRAGELYGIGRRGNAADSANTLTLRGILPVRVEGKDTPGGAGNGLATVGSGEPDAREAAGATLLRLSPAAGRTGGGVQGGAQGEPSAAAEDHITEFTAYVRERRASLYATAYHLTGDRYEAEDLLQSALFSTYRAWGRITDKAAVGGYLRRTMTNLHISAWRRRKVNEYPTEELPETVGDTDAMGGTELRAVLWQALAKLPENQRTMLVLRYYEGKTDPEIADVLGISVGTVKSSIWRALRRLREDEQLNRTGDTAHAFGELVA; translated from the coding sequence GTGGGTGGCGTCGGCAGGGCGGGGGAGCTGTACGGGATCGGCCGACGGGGGAACGCGGCCGACTCCGCCAACACCCTCACGCTGCGGGGCATCCTCCCCGTCCGCGTCGAGGGCAAGGACACCCCGGGGGGTGCGGGGAACGGCCTGGCGACGGTCGGCTCGGGGGAGCCGGACGCCCGCGAGGCCGCAGGTGCGACACTGCTGCGGCTGTCTCCCGCGGCAGGACGCACCGGCGGGGGAGTACAGGGAGGCGCGCAGGGGGAGCCCTCGGCCGCCGCGGAGGACCACATCACGGAGTTCACCGCGTACGTGCGCGAGCGCCGCGCCTCCCTGTACGCCACCGCCTACCACCTGACCGGTGACCGCTACGAGGCCGAGGACCTGCTGCAGAGCGCGCTCTTCAGCACCTACCGCGCCTGGGGCCGGATCACCGACAAGGCCGCGGTCGGGGGCTACCTCCGCCGCACCATGACCAACCTGCACATCTCCGCCTGGCGGCGCCGCAAGGTCAACGAGTACCCGACCGAGGAGCTGCCGGAGACGGTCGGCGACACCGACGCGATGGGCGGCACCGAGCTGCGCGCCGTGCTCTGGCAGGCGCTGGCCAAGCTGCCCGAGAACCAGCGCACCATGCTGGTGCTCCGCTACTACGAGGGCAAGACCGACCCGGAGATCGCCGACGTGCTCGGCATCAGCGTCGGCACCGTCAAGAGCAGCATCTGGCGCGCCCTGCGCCGGCTGCGCGAGGACGAGCAGCTCAACCGCACCGGCGACACCGCGCACGCCTTCGGCGAACTGGTGGCGTGA
- the lysA gene encoding diaminopimelate decarboxylase produces MSFAATTPAARPSTARISGSGFSGPGVPATGAGAATGSGTASGSAAVDDLLRLFPPGTSLAGDGTLLIGGVPVTELAEAYGTPALLVDENAVRARARRYADGLAARWPNSRVTFASKAFPCTAVYRLLAEEGLGFDVAGGGELTLALAAGADPAGLVVHGNAKTEEELRLAVEARAGLIVVDSFDDIDRLERIVGEVSGRTQGVLVRVTPDIRPDTHEAISTGQAGSKFGLPLPQAKEAVARLRGSDRLRLDGVHAHVGSQIMETGPFARAVEALAGLGEFAVYDLGGGLGARYTYRDRPPSVEHYLDTLVETAGMVLPAGARILIEPGRSMVAEAGVSLYRVVTVKPGGQPFVAVDGGMGDNLEVSLYGQRFEATVATRVGGGERCRLVGRHCESGDVLSAGVPLRDPRPGDLVAVPVTGAYTYALSNNYNGARRPPVVFCRDGEHRAVVRRESYQDLLRRDLG; encoded by the coding sequence ATGAGCTTCGCCGCCACCACGCCCGCGGCCCGGCCCTCCACCGCCCGGATCTCCGGGAGCGGGTTCTCCGGGCCCGGGGTGCCCGCGACGGGTGCCGGCGCGGCGACGGGGTCGGGTACGGCGTCGGGGTCGGCCGCCGTGGACGACCTGCTCCGGCTCTTCCCGCCCGGCACCTCCCTGGCCGGCGACGGCACCCTGTTGATCGGCGGCGTCCCGGTGACGGAGCTGGCCGAGGCCTACGGCACGCCGGCCCTGCTCGTGGACGAGAACGCGGTACGCGCCCGGGCCCGCCGGTACGCCGACGGCCTCGCCGCCCGCTGGCCCAACTCCCGGGTCACCTTCGCCTCCAAGGCGTTCCCGTGCACCGCCGTCTACCGGCTGCTCGCCGAGGAGGGCCTGGGCTTCGACGTCGCCGGCGGCGGCGAGCTGACCCTGGCCCTGGCGGCCGGCGCGGATCCGGCCGGTCTGGTGGTGCACGGCAACGCCAAGACCGAGGAGGAGCTGCGGCTCGCGGTCGAGGCGCGGGCCGGCCTGATCGTGGTGGACAGCTTCGACGACATCGACCGGCTGGAGCGGATCGTCGGCGAGGTCTCCGGCCGTACCCAGGGGGTGCTGGTCCGGGTCACCCCCGACATCCGGCCGGACACCCACGAGGCGATCTCGACCGGCCAGGCGGGCTCCAAGTTCGGCCTGCCGCTCCCGCAGGCGAAGGAGGCGGTGGCCCGGCTGCGCGGCAGCGACCGGCTGCGGCTGGACGGCGTCCACGCGCACGTCGGCTCGCAGATCATGGAGACCGGACCGTTCGCCCGGGCCGTCGAGGCGCTGGCGGGGCTGGGCGAGTTCGCGGTGTACGACCTGGGTGGCGGCCTGGGCGCCCGGTACACCTACCGGGACCGCCCGCCGAGCGTCGAGCACTACCTGGACACCCTGGTGGAGACGGCCGGCATGGTCCTGCCGGCGGGGGCGCGGATCCTGATCGAGCCGGGCCGCTCGATGGTCGCGGAGGCGGGGGTCTCGCTGTACCGGGTGGTGACGGTCAAGCCGGGCGGGCAGCCGTTCGTCGCGGTGGACGGCGGGATGGGCGACAACCTGGAGGTCTCGCTGTACGGCCAGCGCTTCGAGGCCACGGTGGCGACCCGGGTGGGCGGCGGCGAGCGGTGCCGGCTGGTCGGCCGGCACTGCGAGTCCGGCGACGTGCTGAGCGCGGGCGTGCCGCTGCGCGACCCGCGCCCGGGCGACCTGGTCGCGGTGCCGGTCACCGGCGCCTACACGTACGCGCTGAGCAACAACTACAACGGTGCCCGGCGGCCCCCGGTGGTGTTCTGCCGGGACGGTGAGCACCGTGCGGTGGTGCGCCGCGAGAGCTACCAGGACCTGCTGCGTCGCGACCTCGGCTGA
- a CDS encoding ATP-binding protein, translated as MSDSPLNPAPTARAQVVLLSGPSGSGKSSLAERSGLPVLQLDDFYKDGDDPSLPRLDDGAVDWDSPLSWHREQAVEAIRRLSGAGRTDVPVYSIPDNGRVSTRTLDLAGASAFIAEGIFAAEIVGQCAAEGLLGDALCLRNRPTTTAWRRLRRDVREGRKSLPVLLRRGWRLMRAERGIVARQVGLGAYACAGPEAGRRIGAVAAAPAPVEVGV; from the coding sequence GTGAGTGACTCCCCGCTGAACCCCGCACCGACAGCCCGCGCCCAGGTCGTCCTGCTGTCCGGACCCTCCGGCTCCGGGAAGTCCTCACTGGCCGAGCGCAGCGGACTTCCCGTGCTCCAGCTCGACGACTTCTACAAGGACGGCGACGACCCGAGCCTGCCGCGGCTCGACGACGGCGCCGTCGACTGGGACTCCCCGCTCTCCTGGCACCGTGAGCAGGCCGTCGAGGCCATCCGCCGGCTCAGCGGCGCCGGCCGCACCGACGTCCCGGTGTACTCGATCCCCGACAACGGCCGGGTGAGCACCCGCACGCTGGACCTCGCGGGGGCGTCCGCGTTCATCGCCGAAGGCATCTTCGCCGCCGAGATCGTCGGGCAGTGCGCGGCCGAGGGCCTGCTCGGGGACGCGCTCTGCCTGCGCAACCGCCCGACCACCACGGCCTGGCGGCGGCTGCGCCGGGACGTCCGCGAGGGCCGCAAGTCCCTGCCCGTCCTGCTGCGCCGCGGCTGGCGGCTGATGCGCGCCGAACGCGGCATCGTCGCCCGTCAGGTCGGGCTGGGCGCGTACGCCTGCGCCGGCCCGGAGGCCGGGCGCCGGATCGGGGCGGTGGCCGCCGCCCCCGCGCCGGTCGAGGTCGGCGTCTGA
- a CDS encoding HAMP domain-containing sensor histidine kinase produces MTDLQGTRRFGPVRWRRLRSLRVRLIAVFAVVALTTAVSASGIAYWLNRDAVLKRAQDTALNDFRVSLTRNVSELPLGATCEELTTLATQVASSGLSYDVLVVDDAHPECTASSDPSLYTLAQVPTPLRTTVNKPRELTASNSDAYHLYWQRQSLSGRPYLIGGTRVVPTGPTAYMFKSLENERADLNTLGWSLAIATLLALIGSALLAQAASATVLRPVKRLGEAARQLGEGRLDTRLEVEGADELADLARTFNRTAESLHEQVEELSAREAQSRRFVADMSHELRTPLTAMTAVTDILEDEAESLDPMIEPAVRLVVSETRRLSDLVENLMEVTRFDAGTAKLVADEVDIADLIMSCIDGRAWYDAVELDAPRGVRAVVDPRRLDVVFANLIGNALKHGGSPVRVKVRERGENVVVEVSDSGPGIPEDVLPHVFDRFYKADKGRARSEGSGLGLSIAMANAQIHGGTIEAANGEQGAVFTLTLPLTQPRPADQDEDA; encoded by the coding sequence GTGACTGACCTTCAGGGGACCCGGCGGTTCGGACCGGTGCGGTGGCGCAGGCTGCGCTCGCTGCGGGTGCGGCTGATCGCGGTGTTCGCCGTGGTCGCGCTGACCACCGCCGTGTCGGCCTCCGGGATCGCGTACTGGTTGAACCGGGACGCGGTGCTCAAGCGCGCCCAGGACACCGCCCTCAACGACTTCCGGGTCTCGCTGACCCGCAACGTCTCGGAACTGCCGCTCGGCGCCACCTGCGAGGAACTCACCACCCTCGCCACCCAGGTGGCCAGCTCCGGGCTCAGCTACGACGTCCTGGTCGTCGACGACGCCCACCCGGAGTGCACCGCCTCCTCGGACCCCTCGCTCTACACCCTGGCCCAGGTGCCCACCCCCCTGCGGACCACCGTCAACAAGCCGCGCGAGCTGACGGCGAGCAACTCCGACGCGTACCACCTGTACTGGCAGCGGCAGAGCCTGTCCGGCCGGCCGTACCTGATCGGCGGGACCAGGGTCGTGCCGACCGGCCCGACCGCCTACATGTTCAAGTCGCTGGAGAACGAGCGGGCCGATCTCAACACCCTCGGCTGGTCGCTGGCGATCGCCACCCTGCTCGCCCTGATCGGCTCGGCACTGCTGGCGCAGGCCGCCTCCGCCACCGTGCTGCGGCCGGTCAAGCGGCTCGGCGAGGCCGCCCGGCAACTCGGCGAGGGGCGGCTCGACACCCGCCTGGAGGTCGAGGGCGCGGACGAACTCGCCGATCTGGCCCGGACGTTCAACCGCACCGCCGAGTCCCTGCACGAGCAGGTCGAGGAGCTGAGCGCCCGCGAGGCACAGAGCCGGCGCTTCGTCGCCGACATGTCGCACGAGCTGCGTACGCCGCTGACCGCGATGACGGCGGTGACGGACATCCTGGAGGACGAGGCCGAGTCGCTGGACCCGATGATCGAGCCGGCCGTCCGGCTGGTGGTGAGCGAGACCCGGCGGCTCTCCGACCTGGTCGAGAACCTGATGGAGGTGACCCGCTTCGACGCCGGCACCGCCAAGCTGGTCGCCGACGAGGTGGACATCGCCGACCTGATCATGTCCTGCATCGACGGCCGGGCCTGGTACGACGCGGTGGAGCTGGACGCGCCGCGCGGCGTCCGGGCGGTGGTCGACCCCCGCCGGCTGGACGTGGTCTTCGCCAACCTGATCGGCAACGCGCTCAAGCACGGCGGGTCGCCGGTGCGGGTGAAGGTCCGCGAGCGCGGGGAGAACGTGGTCGTCGAGGTCTCCGACAGCGGGCCCGGCATCCCCGAGGACGTGCTGCCGCACGTCTTCGACCGCTTCTACAAGGCGGACAAGGGCCGCGCCCGCTCCGAGGGCAGCGGCCTGGGGCTGTCGATCGCGATGGCCAACGCCCAGATACACGGCGGCACCATCGAGGCCGCGAACGGCGAGCAGGGAGCGGTCTTCACCCTGACCCTGCCGCTCACCCAGCCCCGGCCCGCCGACCAGGACGAGGACGCCTGA
- a CDS encoding VanZ family protein, which produces MRTENEPTRQWSAPPSAAEVPRPLRAAGLTALVLHLMVVGWFVLRPLPVAWVYDSNLTPFGSVRRALALGEAAGLWQVACELLLLAPLGVLLPLVRGRVRAAWLPSFLRVAGVSALLATGLEFLGSWVPGHVLNVDHILLGVAGVSLTHLAVVPAARAVLRARPAPERRPAPVPAPAPLPLQVPAPVPAAAKLSAAAYGRPAPRTR; this is translated from the coding sequence GTGCGGACCGAGAACGAGCCGACCCGGCAGTGGTCGGCTCCGCCGTCCGCCGCCGAAGTCCCCCGCCCGCTCCGCGCGGCCGGCCTGACGGCGCTGGTGCTCCATCTGATGGTGGTCGGCTGGTTCGTGCTGCGGCCGCTGCCGGTGGCCTGGGTGTACGACAGTAATCTGACCCCGTTCGGCTCCGTCCGGCGGGCGCTGGCCCTGGGCGAGGCCGCCGGACTCTGGCAGGTGGCCTGCGAACTGCTGCTGCTGGCCCCCCTCGGGGTGCTGCTGCCGCTCGTCCGGGGCCGGGTGCGGGCCGCCTGGCTTCCGTCCTTCCTGCGGGTGGCCGGGGTGTCGGCGCTGCTGGCCACCGGCCTGGAGTTCCTCGGGTCCTGGGTTCCCGGCCATGTGCTGAACGTCGACCACATCCTGCTCGGGGTGGCCGGGGTCTCGCTCACCCACCTCGCGGTCGTCCCGGCCGCCCGGGCCGTGCTCCGCGCCCGGCCCGCGCCGGAGCGCCGCCCGGCGCCCGTGCCCGCGCCGGCCCCCCTGCCGCTCCAGGTGCCGGCACCGGTGCCGGCAGCCGCCAAGCTGAGCGCCGCCGCGTACGGCCGCCCGGCCCCGCGGACGCGCTGA
- a CDS encoding response regulator transcription factor: MPFLLLIEDDDAIRTGLELALTRQGHRVAAAASGEDGLKLFKEQRPDLIVLDVMLPGIDGFEVCRRIRRTDQLPIILLTARSDDIDVVVGLESGADDYVVKPVQPRVLDARIRAVLRRGERESSDSSAYGSVVIDRSAMTVTKDGEDLQLTPTELRLLLELSRRPGQALSRQQLLRLVWEHDYLGDSRLVDACVQRLRAKVEDVPSAPTLIRTVRGVGYRLDPPA; this comes from the coding sequence GTGCCATTCCTCCTTCTGATCGAGGACGACGACGCCATCCGGACCGGCCTCGAACTCGCTCTCACCCGCCAGGGCCACCGCGTGGCCGCCGCCGCCTCGGGCGAGGACGGACTGAAGCTCTTCAAGGAGCAGCGTCCGGACCTGATCGTCCTGGACGTCATGCTGCCCGGAATCGACGGCTTCGAGGTGTGCCGCCGGATCCGGCGCACCGACCAGCTGCCGATCATCCTGCTGACCGCGCGCTCGGACGACATCGACGTGGTGGTCGGCCTGGAGTCCGGCGCGGACGACTACGTCGTCAAACCGGTGCAGCCACGGGTGCTGGACGCCCGGATCCGCGCCGTGCTGCGGCGCGGCGAACGGGAGAGCTCCGACTCCTCCGCGTACGGCTCGGTGGTGATCGACCGCTCCGCGATGACCGTCACCAAGGACGGCGAGGACCTCCAGCTGACGCCCACCGAGCTGCGGCTGCTCCTGGAGCTCAGCCGGCGGCCCGGCCAGGCGCTGTCCCGCCAGCAACTGCTGCGGCTGGTCTGGGAGCACGACTACCTGGGCGACTCCCGGCTGGTGGACGCCTGTGTCCAGCGGCTGCGGGCCAAGGTGGAGGATGTGCCCTCGGCCCCGACGCTGATCCGCACGGTGCGCGGCGTGGGCTACCGGCTCGACCCGCCGGCCTGA
- a CDS encoding ATP-binding protein encodes MKQATLKAAGVAALGVAMAAAAAGTASAAPAATGGLGTPVGALTNPALTGAATNAVSSLPGGDRVASTVGTLAPSAGQAVPADAAPAPRAGLPAVPGLSSTPVGGLTGALGGAGLPGLGG; translated from the coding sequence ATGAAGCAGGCCACTCTCAAGGCCGCCGGCGTCGCCGCTCTCGGCGTCGCGATGGCCGCGGCCGCCGCCGGCACCGCATCCGCCGCCCCCGCCGCCACGGGCGGGCTCGGCACCCCCGTCGGCGCGCTCACCAACCCCGCCCTGACCGGCGCCGCGACCAACGCCGTCAGCAGCCTGCCGGGCGGCGACCGGGTCGCCAGCACCGTCGGCACCCTCGCCCCGAGCGCCGGCCAGGCCGTTCCGGCCGACGCCGCGCCCGCCCCCCGCGCCGGCCTGCCGGCCGTCCCCGGCCTCAGCAGCACCCCGGTCGGCGGCCTCACCGGCGCGCTCGGCGGCGCCGGCCTGCCCGGCCTCGGCGGCTGA
- a CDS encoding aldehyde dehydrogenase family protein — protein sequence MSETSTRLDVLKTYKLYVGGKFPRSESGRVYEVTDSKGQWLANAPLGTRKDTRDAVLAARAAVKGWSGTTAYNRGQVLYRVAEMLQGRREQFAAEVAVSENIGAKKAAALVDAAIDRWVWYAGWTDKVAQIAGNGNPVAGPFFNLSVPEPTGVVGIVAPQAGYGHSFLGLVSVIAPAIATGNTVVVAAAADAPLPALSLGEVLATSDLPGGVVNIISGRTADIAPTLASHQDVNAVDLTGAIATDGPGAAAELEASAADTLKRVVRPEVDPFAQDWTVAPGTDRLLSFLETKTVWHPIGI from the coding sequence ATGTCTGAGACCAGCACGCGACTTGACGTCCTCAAGACCTACAAGCTGTACGTCGGCGGGAAGTTCCCGCGCTCCGAGAGCGGGCGGGTGTACGAGGTGACCGACAGCAAGGGCCAGTGGCTGGCCAACGCCCCGCTCGGCACCCGCAAGGACACCCGCGACGCCGTGCTCGCCGCCCGCGCGGCGGTCAAGGGCTGGTCGGGCACCACCGCCTACAACCGCGGCCAGGTGCTGTACCGGGTCGCCGAGATGCTGCAGGGCCGACGCGAGCAGTTCGCGGCCGAGGTGGCGGTGTCCGAGAACATCGGCGCCAAGAAGGCCGCCGCCCTGGTGGACGCCGCCATCGACCGCTGGGTCTGGTACGCGGGCTGGACCGACAAGGTCGCCCAGATCGCGGGCAACGGCAACCCCGTCGCCGGGCCGTTCTTCAACCTGTCGGTGCCCGAGCCGACCGGCGTGGTCGGCATCGTCGCCCCGCAGGCCGGGTACGGGCACTCGTTCCTCGGCCTGGTCTCGGTGATCGCGCCGGCCATCGCCACCGGCAACACCGTGGTGGTGGCGGCCGCCGCCGACGCCCCGCTGCCGGCCCTCTCGCTGGGCGAGGTGCTGGCCACCTCCGACCTGCCGGGCGGCGTCGTCAACATCATCTCGGGCCGGACGGCGGACATCGCCCCGACGCTGGCCTCGCACCAGGACGTCAACGCGGTCGACCTCACCGGCGCGATCGCGACCGACGGTCCCGGCGCGGCGGCGGAGCTGGAGGCGTCCGCCGCGGATACCCTGAAGCGGGTGGTTCGACCCGAGGTGGACCCGTTCGCCCAGGACTGGACCGTTGCGCCCGGAACGGACCGGCTACTCTCCTTCCTGGAGACCAAGACGGTCTGGCACCCGATCGGGATCTGA